The Acanthochromis polyacanthus isolate Apoly-LR-REF ecotype Palm Island chromosome 5, KAUST_Apoly_ChrSc, whole genome shotgun sequence genome includes a window with the following:
- the LOC110961959 gene encoding tumor necrosis factor receptor superfamily member 3-like — MIWQSLSFAVCVLTFWTIGHATGCGDRQIAINGQCCNLCPPGTYVERFCSDKQQTLCTSCPEGHFSDHYTVFDRCEPCRSCQQEFSEKCTPTTDATCSCRSGFLCSNSICSICEENKCVMGEKLNRTEISSHAGVTKYSYHCEPLCPKNAYFDATRNSCETIIRCSVLGFAERFPGNKTHPPVCDKPADAHSDSSPHLILGIGFVSLSVSLLLFLSYICMKNQRKHAESKNPVLAVSTNTSEFHLSKEESGHQLISQTESKDSNSLDQVHLEKVISL, encoded by the exons ATGATTTGGCAGAGCCTTTCCTTTGCTGTATGTGTGCTGACTTTTTGGACTATTGGACACGCTACAGGCTGTGGTGATCGACAGATTGCGATAAATGGACAGTGCTGCAATCTGTGTCCCCCAG GTACTTATGTGGAGAGATTCTGCTCTGACAAACAGCAAACTCTCTGCACTTCTTGTCCAGAGGGACATTTTTCAGATCACTACACTGTTTTTGACAGATGTGAGCCATGCCGGTCTTGCCAACAAG AATTTTCTGAGAAATGTACTCCGACCACAGATGCGACCTGTTCTTGTCGCTCTGGTTTCCTGTGTTCCAACAGCATCTGCTCAATTTGTGAGGAAAACAAATGCGTCATGGGGGAGAAACTGAATAGGACAG AAATTTCATCACATGCAGGGGTGACAAAGTATTCATATCACTGTGAGCCTTTATGCCCTAAAAATGCATACTTTGATGCAACACGGAATAGCTGTGAAACAATAATACG GTGCAGTGTATTGGGATTTGCTGAACGGTTTCCAGGGAACAAAACACACCCACCAGTTTGTGATAAACCTG CAGATGCGCACAGCGACTCGTCCCCTCATCTGATTCTTGGCATCggctttgtttctctctctgtcagcctccttctgtttctgtcttATATCTGTATGAAGAACCAAAGGAAGCACGCAGAAA GTAAAAACCCTGTCCTAGCAGTCTCTACGAACACCAGTGAGTTTCACCTGTCTAAGGAGGAAAGTGGACACCAGCTCATCAGCCAGACAGAATCCAAAGACAGCAACAGTTTGGACCAAGTGCACCTGGAAAAAGTCATCTCTTTGTGA